In Penicillium psychrofluorescens genome assembly, chromosome: 5, a single window of DNA contains:
- a CDS encoding uncharacterized protein (ID:PFLUO_008200-T1.cds;~source:funannotate) has translation MAHPNPLTSDKIILFGDSLTEQSWNQEFSFNISPALQHEYFRKLQVLTHGYGGYNSEHARHILELMLDAETGGGSRIRLLVIFFGTNDAVEAANTRQHISIQRYVENLQFLTTKALDRGIDVILVGPALIGKDVLDRSNEMNRTYSQALKQVAQERDVPFVDLWTAFQTYTRSSSNSDDRPGGNESVDTKRTNNLTDLLAPDGVHFSGQGYHIYYNLLLRTIRESFPPLRTENLPTVLPHIFDIDEADLPESLWQPVATNNHLHQLQ, from the coding sequence ATGGCTCACCCAAACCCCCTCACATCCGACAAAATCATCCTTTTCGGCGATTCCCTGACCGAGCAAAGCTGGAACCAAGAATTCTCCTTCAACATCTCGCCAGCATTGCAGCATGAATATTTTCGCAAATTACAAGTCCTTACGCATGGCTATGGAGGTTATAACAGTGAACATGCACGACATATTCTGGAACTCATGCTCGACGCCGAAAcaggtggtggtagtcgAATCAGATTACTAGTGATCTTCTTCGGAACCAACGACGCGGTCGAAGCTGCAAATACTCGGCAGCACATTTCTATTCAACGCTATGTTGAGAACCTGCAATTTCTGACGACCAAGGCACTAGATCGTGGTATCGACGTGATCTTGGTTGGACCAGCTCTCATTGGGAAGGATGTTCTGGATCGCTCCAACGAAATGAACAGGACATATTCGCAAGCTTTGAAACAAGTCGCGCAGGAACGCGATGTGCCGTTTGTGGATTTGTGGACTGCGTTCCAAACGTACaccagatcatcttcgaaCAGCGACGATCGTCCGGGCGGCAATGAGAGCGTCGACACGAAACGGACAAACAACTTGACCGACCTTCTTGCGCCGGATGGAGTGCATTTCTCTGGCCAAGGATATCACATTTACTATAACCTACTTCTTCGTACTATCCGCGAATCGTTTCCTCCTCTGCGAACAGAGAATTTGCCTACGGTGCTGCCGCATATTTTCGATATCGACGAGGCGGATTTGCCAGAGTCCCTATGGCAACCTGTTGCGACAAACAATCACTTGCACCAGCTGCAATAA
- a CDS encoding uncharacterized protein (ID:PFLUO_008201-T1.cds;~source:funannotate): MQIKLSALTRVLRIYQDHLYGIWPLLNAEELIAQIERNPHNPETHTLAAAICGATLSHLNQTVYDDSERKAPTLPQILTADSFAQQARRLRGTFDYMEHVTLNSVLTSYFLHIYYGRRSGREQTAAFYIREAITFANLLDMHIETTYLQPRWTPREQQVMRKLYFLLLMTERFLCIRYGLPTVLEPIALPSTDNEDYPDLVTGFLNLVTLFHTPGSDFFNKWTAQGTSVSLSSKQLLLIQRELELPAEIPQCANDIQKVDIVATQHWIRSLIWKLSIQSGYVAAQAQPGRREMSVSYPVRIAQDALSGLELLPISAFEVHGPGMETKIYEITDALADSILCQEPFEDSSGMVVGPRETLKGLSNLLFSTATTNSELRSTLTQKLDRVFESTSIPPVVENEADSVDDSVIFQNENDNCIPIEFSPILTPDFAALVSCSEDNIFPVE, translated from the coding sequence atgCAGATCAAACTGTCGGCATTAACACGGGTGCTACGCATTTACCAAGACCATCTATACGGGATATGGCCACTATTGAACGCAGAAGAGCTTATCGCTCAGATAGAGAGAAATCCCCACAATCCGGAGACCCATACACTGGCTGCTGCTATCTGTGGAGCTACATTGTCCCATCTGAACCAGACCGTATACGACGACTCTGAACGCAAAGCCCCCACTCTACCTCAAATTCTAACGGCCGACTCATTCGCCCAACAAGCCCGACGTTTGCGAGGGACCTTCGATTATATGGAGCATGTCACTCTTAATTCCGTGCTCACCTCCTACTTTCTCCACATCTACTACGGGCGTCGGTCGGGACGTGAGCAGACCGCCGCATTTTATATTCGAGAAGCCATCACGTTCGCCAACCTTTTGGACATGCACATAGAGACGACATATTTACAACCACGATGGACTCCCCGAGAGCAACAGGTCATGCGCAAATTGTACTTCCTTCTCTTGATGACGGAAAGGTTTCTGTGCATCCGCTACGGACTACCTACCGTCTTGGAACCAATTGCATTGCCATCGACGGACAATGAGGACTACCCAGACTTGGTGACAGGcttcctcaacctcgtcaCTCTGTTCCATACCCCTGGCAGCGACTTCTTCAACAAATGGACTGCACAAGGCACCAGTGTTTCCTTAAGTAGCAAGCAACTCCTCCTTATCCAGAGAGAGCTGGAACTCCCAGCAGAAATTCCCCAGTGTGCCAATGATATCCAGAAAGTGGACATCGTTGCCACGCAGCATTGGATCCGCTCCCTGATCTGGAAGCTGTCCATCCAATCTGGCTATGTTGCTGCTCAAGCGCAACCGGGTCGCAGAGAGATGAGTGTTTCATATCCGGTGCGGATTGCACAGGATGCTCTGTCTGGTTTGGAACTTCTCCCAATTTCGGCTTTCGAAGTCCATGGACCGGGCATGGAAACTAAAATATACGAAATCACGGACGCGCTAGCCGACTCCATATTGTGCCAAGAGCCATTTGAAGATTCATCTGGCATGGTAGTGGGACCACGCGAGACACTCAAGGGTCTAAGCAATCTGCTGTTCTCGACTGCCACCACGAACTCAGAGCTGCGCAGCACACTTACACAGAAGCTTGACCGGGTTTTCGAATCGACTTCAATACCACCAGTGGTGGAAAATGAAGCAGACTCCGTGGATGATTCTGTCATTTTCCAAAATGAAAATGATAATTGCATCCCAATTGAATTTTCGCCTATTTTAACTCCGGATTTTGCGGCGCTGGTTTCGTGTAGTGAAGACAACATTTTCCCTGTGGAGTGA
- a CDS encoding uncharacterized protein (ID:PFLUO_008202-T1.cds;~source:funannotate): protein MGNNECIGSTEPAPQLDTEKGSALDMGNGKMDDDLNREMANRGTATEHELGYWEAFVIYRKGALWSMFISLSIIMRAYDIEITGNFYALPAFQQHFGVYYEGHGWQIPAKWQVALSMGSLVGQIVGAYLVTFPMERMGRKKTFAVSLFLTAILTFMQFFASSIGVLTASQYLSGIIWGSYCVIATTYASEVLPMRLRGFLTGYINLCYVMGQFIQTGVTRGFISRTDEWAYRIPFAIQWIWPVVLLAGLGFAPESPWWLIREGRMEDALKSLGSLSRPHPKVDLQETLAMMVKTNSLEHQLDVGTSYSDCWKGPNRRRMEICIMLFVIQNFSGNPVGFGTYLFEQTGLNSIQSFDMGVGLNGMGFVGTLMSAIPLIYFGRRPCYIFAMSSIVSILFIVAIMCFAHDYSTNHAYGWAQAVLLVILAFVWQMTLGPLTYVIVCETPSTKLRSKTIAMATMIDALTGLVTTVIGPYLLNPGAANAGAKIEFLYAGISVFSLTWCYFRLPETKSRTYEELDLMFERKVPAREFKSYVIGDLDD, encoded by the coding sequence ATGGGAAATAATGAGTGCATTGGCTCGACCGAGCCTGCTCCTCAGCTTGACACGGAGAAAGGGAGCGCTCTAGATATGGGTAACGGCAAGATGGACGACGACCTCAACCGCGAGATGGCCAACCGTGGCACGGCCACTGAGCATGAGCTTGGATACTGGGAGGCCTTCGTCATTTATCGCAAGGGTGCCCTTTGGTCCATGTTCATCTCTTTATCCATCATCATGCGCGCCTACGACATTGAGATCACGGGTAATTTCTATGCTCTACCGGCATTCCAACAGCACTTCGGCGTTTATTATGAAGGCCACGGCTGGCAGATCCCTGCCAAGTGGCAGGTCGCCTTGTCCATGGGATCGCTTGTTGGGCAGATCGTCGGTGCTTACTTGGTGACCTTTCCGATGGAACGGATGGGACGCAAAAAAACCTTTGCGGTTTCCCTTTTCTTGACGGCCATCTTGACTTTTATGCAATTCTTTGCGTCTAGCATCGGCGTTCTGACTGCGTCGCAGTATCTTTCCGGAATTATCTGGGGCAGCTACTGTGTGATTGCCACAACATACGCCTCGGAGGTGCTTCCGATGCGTTTGCGAGGTTTTTTGACGGGATATATTAATTTATGCTATGTGATGGGTCAGTTCATTCAGACTGGTGTGACTCGTGGTTTCATCTCGCGAACAGACGAGTGGGCCTATCGCATCCCGTTCGCCATCCAGTGGATATGGCCTGTAGTATTGCTAGCAGGCCTAGGTTTTGCCCCAGAATCACCTTGGTGGTTAATCCGAGAGGGACGCATGGAGGATGCCCTGAAATCTCTGGGAAGTCTTAGCAGGCCTCATCCTAAGGTGGACCTGCAGGAAACATTGGCCATGATGGTCAAAACGAACAGCCTTGAGCACCAGTTGGATGTTGGAACGTCATACTCGGACTGCTGGAAAGGCCCCAATCGCCGCCGCATGGAGATATGCATCATGCTCTTTGTCATACAAAACTTCTCGGGCAATCCAGTCGGCTTCGGGACGTATTTGTTTGAACAAACCGGTCTGAACAGTATCCAGTCCTTTGACATGGGCGTTGGTCTGAACGGCATGGGCTTTGTTGGCACTTTGATGTCTGCCATTCCCCTAATCTACTTTGGTAGACGCCCCTGCTATATCTTCGCCATGTCCTCCATTGTGTCGATTCTCTTCATTGTCGCCATCATGTGCTTCGCACACGATTACTCCACCAACCATGCTTATGGATGGGCTCAGGCAGTCCTGCTAGTGATCCTTGCCTTTGTGTGGCAGATGACCCTGGGTCCGCTGACGTACGTCATTGTATGCGAGACACCGTCCACAAAGCTGCGATCTAAAACCATCGCCATGGCTACGATGATCGACGCACTTACCGGCTTGGTCACTACCGTTATCGGGCCATATCTACTAAATCCCGGGGCGGCGAACGCGGGTGCCAAGATAGAATTTCTTTATGCTGGAATTTCTGTATTCTCTTTAACTTGGTGCTATTTCAGGTTACCTGAGACGAAGTCTCGGACATACGAAGAGCTGGATCTAATGTTTGAGAGAAAGGTGCCGGCGAGGGAGTTCAAGAGCTATGTCATTGGGGATCTGGACGATTGA
- a CDS encoding uncharacterized protein (ID:PFLUO_008203-T1.cds;~source:funannotate), giving the protein MDEQRLHSHLKDLSPSKCWVIGAAIFQEPESENRSILLLERASHETTFPNAWELPGGHIEETDKAITHAVKRETSEEISLNVAKIIGEVEPMAWESKKQSNVRLNYVVIVQPRDIIKLSPKEHSDWRWVKLEELGLLYITLAMKKVVQDAFTFTVSSA; this is encoded by the coding sequence ATGGATGAACAACGCCTGCATTCGCATCTCAAAGACCTATCGCCTAGCAAATGCTGGGTCATTGGTGCTGCTATCTTCCAGGAACCAGAGTCAGAGAACCGCAGTATCCTACTCCTGGAGCGCGCTAGTCATGAGACAACATTTCCTAACGCCTGGGAACTGCCAGGGGGCCACATCGAGGAAACCGATAAGGCAATTACTCATGCCGTCAAGCGAGAGACCTCAGAAGAGATTTCTCTTAATGTTGCCAAAATAATCGGCGAAGTGGAACCAATGGCTTGGGAATCAAAAAAACAGTCTAATGTGCGACTCAACTATGTGGTTATAGTCCAACCTAGGGACATAATCAAACTAAGCCCCAAGGAGCACTCAGACTGGCGATGGGTGAAGCTAGAGGAGCTGGGATTACTTTATATTACCCTTGCAATGAAAAAGGTTGTCCAGGACGCATTTACCTTTACTGTCAGCAGTGCTTAG
- a CDS encoding uncharacterized protein (ID:PFLUO_008204-T1.cds;~source:funannotate): MAPLSKLALVALGTVKGVAAWGVLGHATVAYVAQNYVSSDTASWAQGVLGDSSSSYLANIASWADDYRETTAGEWSAPLHFIDAEDNPPSSCNVDYDRDCGNSGCSISAIANYTQRVGDGRLSTDNVAEALRFLVHFIGDVTQPLHDEAYKVGGNEIEVTFNGYSDNLHADWDTYMPEQLIGGDSLSDAQSWAKTLTTEINSGNYKSQAASWIEGDSTSDTVSTATRWASDANAFVCSVVMPNGAAALETGDLYPTYYNSAIGTIELQIAKGGYRLGNWLNMVYTSEIAKRDLEGSDQKVRDTASYPDLLGREFLPEPRPLSRAKLARAAMEGSCCGSGKHDH; encoded by the exons ATGGCGCCTCTATCCAAGCTTGCTCTGGTCGCACTTGGGACCGTGAAGGGGGTGGCTGCATGGGGTGTATTGGGTCACGCAACCGTTGCTTATGTTGCCCAGAATTACGTCTCTTCTGACACGGCATCATG GGCACAAGGCGTCCTCGGTGACTCCTCCAGCTCGTACCTAGCCAACATTGCCTCTTGGGCCGACGATTACCGCGAAACAACTGCCGGCGAGTGGTCAGCCCCGTTGCACTTCATTGATGCTGAAGATAACCCTCCATCGAGCTGCAATGTGGACTACGATCGCGACTGTGGTAATTCGGGCTGCTCAATTTCTGCCATTGCCAACTATACGCAGCGTGTAGGTGACGGCCGACTTAGCACTGACAACGTTGCTGAGGCTCTCCGATTCCTTGTACACTTCATTGGTGATGTCACTCAGCCGCTGCATGATGAGGCCTACAAAGTTGGTGGAAACGAGATTGAAGTCACCTTCAACGGCTATAGCGACAATCTCCATGCCGATTGGGACACATACATGCCCGAGCAGTTGATTGGGGGCGATTCGCTGTCGGATGCACAATCGTGGGCTAAGACATTAACCACTGAGATCAATTCGGGCAACTATAAATCCCAGGCTGCAAGCTGGATTGAAGGAGACAGCACCAGTGATACCGTTTCTACAGCCACTCGTTGGGCGTCAGACGCCAATGCCTTTGTCTGCAGTGTTGTCATGCCAAACGGAGCTGCTGCCTTGGAGACTGGAGATCTCTATCCGACGTATTACAATTCCGCTATCGGCACCATCGAACTTCAAATCGCAAAGGGCGGCTACCGGTTAGGCAACTGGCTCAATATGGTCTATACATCAGAGATTGCCAAGCGAGATCTTGAAGGCTCTGACCAGAAGGTCCGAGATACAGCTTCTTATCCGGACCTTCTTGGTCGCGAGTTTCTGCCAGAGCCTCGTCCGCTGAGTCGTGCCAAGCTAGCTAGAGCGGCCATGGAAGGATCGTGTTGCGGCTCTGGGAAACATGATCATTGA
- a CDS encoding uncharacterized protein (ID:PFLUO_008206-T1.cds;~source:funannotate) gives MATTDLGFPSDWDVNQGQLVHSNVPEKIYREYAHLRKICPVAHVDAHGGYWILTKYEDVKNVSSDNSTFVSSKCAVVPADPRGIRRPPLKFDGKEHVPYRTAVDRTLKPARLRRLEPLLRKHAEDELNILLERGHGDIYEEFGAKFSGWVEKEWLNLDEVDSQKLSATITPFVTAWRTQDWGLVKSSSDGFYEIAQRVIASRKKKLLNPEEDPASSLLSERDDHGNMLDDFNLVRGCIRQILIVAMVAPSIVIAAMTKHLSEDKELQNQLRNDRSLIPAAIEEFIRLYVPYRGFARTAIHDVEISATRVPQDELFTRRPTVIRTISLSPTSSSSAVKTLIHIWDSDEEGIAVLGWQWHK, from the exons ATGGCAACGACTGACTTGGGCTTCCCTTCCGACTGGGACGTAAATCAAGGACAGCTAGTCCACAGCAATGTTCCAGAGAAAATATATCGGGAATATGCCCATCTTCGTAAGATTTGTCCAGTAGCGCACGTCGATGCGCATGGCGGCTATTGGATCTTGACCAA GTACGAAGACGTCAAGAACGTTTCCTCAGACAATTCGACCTTCGTTTCATCCAAATGTGCGGTTGTTCCCGCAGATCCGCGTGGCATTCGGCGCCCACCGCTGAAATTCGACGGCAAGGAACATGTTCCATACCGCACTGCAGTGGACCGAACTCTCAAGCCTGCTCGGCTCAGGCGGTTAGAGCCTCTTTTGAGAAAacatgcagaagatgagcttAATATTCTGCTTGAGCGTGGCCATGGAGATATTTACGAGGAATTTGGTGCTAAATTTTCCGGCTGGGTAGAGAAGGAGTGGCTTAATCTTGACGAGGTTGACTCCCAGAAGCTCTCTGCCACTATCACTCCATTTGTGACGGCATGGCGCACGCAGGACTGGGGACTTGTCAAAAGCTCCAGCGATGGGTTCTACGAGATTGCTCAACGTGTGATTGCATCTCGCAAAAAGAAGCTTTTGAATCCGGAAGAAGACCCCGCCTCCAGTTTGCTGTCGGAGAGAGACGATCATGGAAATATGCTGGATGATTTTAATTTGGT AAGAGGTTGCATCCGTCAGATCTTGATTGTCGCCATGGTCGCGCCTAGCATTGTCATCGCAGCTATGACAAAGCATCTGAGCGAAGACAAAGAGTTGCAGAACCAGCTTCGAAATGATCGGTCGCTGATTCCAGCTGCAATCGAGGAGTTCATCCGGCTCTACGTGCCTTACCGCGGGTTTGCCAGAACGGCAATTCATGACGTCGAAATATCAGCCACAAGAGTGCCACAGGATGAG TTGTTTACGCGGCGGCCAACCGTGATCCGGACCATTTCCCTGAGCCCGACAAGTTCGTCCTCCGCCGTGAAAACATTAATTCACATCTGGGAttcggacgaggaaggcATCGCTGTGCTGGGATGGCAATGGCACAAATGA
- a CDS encoding uncharacterized protein (ID:PFLUO_008207-T1.cds;~source:funannotate), which produces MNASDRKHDVVALNGDGLVIGKQGEVEQVENVCLSVESTGREGYRAATPEEAQLDRRINLKTDCIVIFVLAAGFLAAMTCRAQMLAMRLLLGVFEAGYVPTAYYFIGTLYPTYKAGFRMGLMSVSFTFAGAFSGLIAYGCFILPSSRWKDWQVLFLVQGSVTLFISVLALVSLPTNLGTAWFLTKRERAHAVHRMVVDTAAVHSGANDNTQENTHSITMRNFVQAFKDWKKFLIVIFNMCATTPSYGFAIFLPLVVKGMGYDSVKANLMTVPPFMV; this is translated from the exons ATGAACGCCTCAGATCGGAAACATGATGTTGTGGCATTGAACGGAGATGGGCTTGTAATTGGAAAGCAGGGCGAGGTCGAACAGGTCGAGAATGTCTGCCTCTCCGTTGAGTCGACCGGCCGGGAGGGCTATCGTGCAGCAACTCCTGAAGAGGCGCAACTTGACCGCCGTATCAATCTGAAGACAGATTGCATTGTCATTTTCGTGCTGGCTGCTGGGTTCCTG GCGGCTATGACCTGTCGTGCTCAGATGCTGGCCATGCGTCTCCTCCTGGGTGTGTTTGAGGCGGGCTATGTTCCAACTGCGTACTACTTCATTGGAACATTATATCCTACTTACAAAGCTGGATTCCGCATGGGACTCATGTCTGTGAGCTTTACTTTTGCCGGTGCCTTTTCCGGCCTGATTGCGTACGGGTGCTTCATTTTGCCCTCTTCAAGATGGAAGGATTGGCAGGTTCTTTTCCTCGTTCAGGGCAGTGTTACACTCTTCATATCTGTTCTGGCGTTGGTTTCTTTGCCAACTAACCTCGGTACGGCATGGTTCCTGACCAAGAGAGAACGAGCCCATGCGGTGCATCGCATGGTAGTCGACACCGCTGCAGTGCATAGTGGTGCGAATGATAACACGCAGGAAAACACCCACAGTATTACCATGAGAAACTTCGTCCAAGCGTTCAAGGACTGGAAGAAATTTTTGATTGTCATATTCAATATGTGTGCCACGACACCCTCGTACGGGTTTGCCATCTTCCTACCTCTGGTCGTCAAGGGGATGGGATACGATTCAGTGAAGGCAAATCTTATGACTGTGCCTCCATTTATGGTGTAA